Proteins from one Kazachstania africana CBS 2517 chromosome 1, complete genome genomic window:
- the KAFR0A06390 gene encoding uncharacterized protein: protein MNKIGMILDVGNDDSVINYSIRQRRPNALTSRRYERVTQDTIVEELFRVILDPLNKNLLNKVVEMIKIFEFKRVEMMEIDKLKFGKLSQEVIKIMMGIRNEMEVMIRYLKIIDFLLSFSVNKNGNNGVYNNCYIFRLIDHIFKNYGENGEILNFLYGMIRKNQDTLMKYVLDEWSLFQLYKLSILEMIQSLKSDEDEKEEEEAEPNNEMCNESSGRNALPLLFLQTINPVVAACAATGTTAAVVPCNIINFQECPEQMTVFQDEDALLPPQQYADLFNLNHHVLPSNTQETKKKWRRFHKLKQWFKRRIGSKKEKMKKRVISAHYYS from the coding sequence ATGAATAAAATAGGTATGATACTAGATGTAGGAAATGATGACAGTGTGATCAATTATTCAATACGACAGCGAAGACCAAATGCGCTGACTTCTAGAAGATATGAACGTGTTACTCAGGATACTATTGTAGAGGAATTGTTTCGGGTAATATTGGAtccattaaataaaaatttactCAATAAAGTGGTtgaaatgataaaaatatttgaatttaagaGGGTGGAAATGATGGAGATTGACAAGTTGAAATTTGGGAAGCTGTCTCAAGAGGTAATTAAGATTATGATGGGAATACGAAACGAAATGGAAGTAATGATACggtatttgaaaataatagattttttattgtcATTTTCAGTAAATAAGAACGGTAACAATGGAGTTTACAATAACTGTTATATTTTTAGGTTAATTGATCacattttcaagaattatGGAGAAAATGGAGagatattaaattttctatatGGAATGATCAGGAAGAATCAGGACACTTTGATGAAATATGTACTTGACGAATGGAGTTTGTTTCAACTCTATAAGCTATCTATATTGGAAATGATACAATCACTAAAAAGTgacgaagatgaaaaagaggaggaagaagCAGAACCAAACAATGAGATGTGTAATGAGTCTTCAGGTAGGAACGCTTTACCATTATTGTTCCTGCAGACAATAAATCCTGTTGTTGCAGCTTGCGCAGCGACAGGAACGACAGCAGCAGTAGTACCATGTAAcattataaattttcaagaatgtCCGGAACAGATGACTGTATTTCAAGACGAGGATGCATTATTACCCCCACAGCAATATGcagatttattcaatttgaaCCACCACGTGCTGCCTAGTAATACACAAGagacaaagaagaaatggagGCGGTTCCacaaattgaaacaatGGTTTAAGAGGAGGATTGGCtcaaaaaaggaaaaaatgaagaagagggTAATAAGCGCACATTACTATTCCTAA
- the VRP1 gene encoding Vrp1p (similar to Saccharomyces cerevisiae VRP1 (YLR337C); ancestral locus Anc_4.168) has product MAGPPPPPPPPPPPPPAGLGQSSNNAVTPASSVMQGRDALLGDIRKGTRLKKAQTNDRSAPAITANISSTPVPTGPPSSAPAIPTMPAGAPQLGDILAGGLPKLKHVDKSAPTPNIPTGRPSNRSHQKKASVSVPQANSTPAPPIPSGAPPIPTSAPPIPAAHTPSIPSHPGQKSSRTSSNQNNQSSSTFPSIPAHPSKRPTRAPSNTVPAAPPPPPPPPSIPSAPPQRPISVSTSTTTTEVSSTPLPNGLPFLADINARRSERHVVDSIPSTSTAGKTSSPSTGYTPAMPSAPAPSVPAAPAPSTPSMPAISAPMPPHVPAPSAPSAPSIGVPPKLAAPPLPFAVPPSAPPLPSTTAPSAPPLPSTTAPSAPPLPSTTPPSAPLLPSTTAPFAPPLPSTTPPSTTAPPPPPAPELSSSASTATPPPPPPPPPASSSLSGNAQSELSVPVSAGPLPFLAEIQKKRDDRFVVGGNTGYQTAVDPASVPDASGPLTVPSASLPSKSGNSFLNEIESKMKTKNKPVIPAASSTSSVPTSTAPPLPSMAPPAPMAPAPPAIPSAPAAIAPQPNTKTSFLSEIESTIGHHQPSVPPPMVPSAPAPLAPSLPVYNAPSKPAPAVPAENTITTHSPHPPPPPPPPPAPVPELPTSSASHSVPQSSSSFSKQRLFASSEPVRNKISPDSYTLDVNTSRSVTTDGKKAQLKIDDSRFNWKTNVAQMPAPRKFQKIKKLYPSGGGSTVPLDFSLYN; this is encoded by the coding sequence ATGGCTGGTCCTCCACCACCACCTCCTCCacctcctcctcctcctcctgCAGGGCTTGGACAGTCCTCTAATAATGCTGTGACACCAGCTAGTTCTGTCATGCAAGGTCGTGATGCTTTACTGGGCGATATAAGAAAAGGGACACGATTAAAGAAGGCACAAACTAACGATAGAAGTGCGCCAGCTATTACAGCTAATATCTCATCGACTCCCGTCCCTACGGGGCCTCCTTCTTCCGCTCCTGCAATCCCAACGATGCCGGCAGGTGCACCACAGTTAGGTGATATCTTAGCTGGCGGGCTCCCAAAACTAAAACATGTAGACAAATCTGCTCCAACTCCTAATATTCCAACGGGTAGACCTAGCAATAGAAGTCACCAGAAGAAGGCCTCTGTATCCGTGCCTCAAGCGAACTCCACGCCTGCTCCTCCAATACCTTCCGGTGCACCACCAATTCCAACAAGTGCTCCTCCTATACCTGCAGCTCATACACCAAGCATACCCTCCCATCCAGGCCAAAAGTCCTCACgaacttcttcaaatcaaaataatcagTCTTCGAGTACATTCCCATCAATACCGGCACACCCAAGCAAAAGGCCCACAAGAGCTCCATCAAATACAGTTCCTGCTgcaccaccaccacctcCACCTCCTCCTTCAATCCCATCTGCTCCTCCACAACGGCCAATATCTGTCTCTACTTCTACAACAACTACTGAAGTATCTAGTACTCCCCTACCAAATGGATTACCATTTTTGGCAGACATTAACGCAAGAAGATCTGAAAGGCATGTAGTTGATTCAATCCCATCAACCTCAACAGCAGGTAAAACCTCTTCTCCTTCTACTGGCTATACTCCAGCTATGCCGTCGGCCCCGGCACCTTCCGTCCCTGCAGCTCCGGCTCCATCAACGCCATCTATGCCAGCAATTTCTGCTCCGATGCCACCGCATGTTCCTGCTCCATCGGCACCCTCTGCTCCATCCATAGGAGTTCCACCTAAGTTGGCAGCTCCACCTCTTCCATTCGCAGTGCCCCCATCTGCTCCACCGCTACCATCTACCACTGCTCCGTCTGCTCCACCACTTCCATCTACCACTGCTCCATCTGCCCCACCGCTGCCATCCACTACTCCTCCATCTGCCCCACTGCTACCATCTACTACTGCTCCATTTGCCCCACCACTGCCATCCACTACTCCTCCATCTACTACTGCCCCACCCCCTCCACCCGCTCCAGAGCTCTCATCTAGTGCATCAACAGCTACCCCACCACCACCTCCTCCACCTCCTCCAgcttcctcttctttatCGGGTAATGCACAATCAGAACTATCTGTACCTGTCAGTGCTGGTCCTCTTCCATTCTTAGctgaaattcaaaagaaaagagatgACAGATTTGTCGTTGGAGGCAATACAGGTTACCAAACAGCGGTAGATCCAGCTTCTGTTCCCGATGCTTCTGGTCCATTGACAGTTCCATCCGCATCTTTGCCAAGCAAGAGCggtaattcatttttaaatgaaattgaatcaaaaatgaaaaccAAGAATAAACCGGTAATACCTGCAGCTTCATCAACATCTTCTGTCCCTACCTCGACAGCACCTCCCTTGCCTTCAATGGCACCACCCGCTCCAATGGCACCAGCACCGCCGGCTATCCCTTCTGCTCCTGCCGCGATAGCCCCGCAGCCCAATACTAAAACTTCATTTTTGagtgaaattgaatctaCCATAGGTCATCACCAACCTTCTGTGCCCCCACCAATGGTCCCTTCTGCGCCAGCTCCTTTAGCTCCGTCACTCCCAGTTTATAATGCCCCATCTAAACCGGCGCCTGCTGTGCCAGCAGAAAATACTATAACGACGCATTCTCCTCATCCGCCACCACCACCTCCTCCCCCTCCTGCACCTGTACCTGAATTACCTACGTCGAGCGCATCCCATTCAGTTCCTCAATCCTCATCCTCATTTAGTAAACAACGTCTATTTGCATCATCAGAACCTGTGCGTAATAAAATAAGCCCAGACTCATATACATTAGATGTGAATACTTCAAGAAGCGTAACGACCGATGGTAAAAAAGCCCAActcaaaattgatgattcaAGATTCAATTGGAAAACAAACGTTGCTCAAATGCCAGCACCAagaaaattccaaaaaataaaaaaattgtaccCAAGCGGAGGGGGTAGTACTGTTCCGTTAGATTTCAGTCTATATAATTAA
- the KAFR0A06410 gene encoding uncharacterized protein (similar to Saccharomyces cerevisiae ERV1 (YGR029W); ancestral locus Anc_4.167): MVDPSKIPKTGLTGRTIIYDEDGKPCRSCNTLLDFQLATGKIPKNASKVSTETFTEVIFDLIPGSRTYRKVPPPTKEVIGRSSWTLLHAIGAKYPEAPTQIQQDEMSRFMALFMRVYPMDDSSTFNEIQKAFKETRPNVSSYKGFNSWLCNFHNKVNERLKKEKFDTTFWEDRWANGWE; this comes from the exons ATGGTTGATCCAAGCAAAATACCGAAAACGGGTTTAACAGGAAGGACAATTATATATGACGAAGACGGGAAGCC TTGTCGATCATGTAATACTCTTCTAGATTTCCAGCTTGCAACGGGTAAAATACCCAAAAATGCATCTAAAGTATCTACAGAGACCTTTACGGAAGTTATTTTTGACTTGATTCCGGGGTCTAGAACGTATAGGAAGGTGCCGCCACCGACCAAAGAGGTGATAGGACGTTCTTCATGGACGCTTTTACATGCGATAGGTGCTAAATATCCAGAGGCGCCAACTCAAATACAACAGGACGAAATGTCAAGATTCATGGCTTTATTTATGAGAGTTTATCCCATGGACGATTCAAGtactttcaatgaaattcaGAAAGCATTTAAGGAAACTAGACCAAATGTGTCAAGCTACAAAGGTTTTAATAGCTGGCTGTGTAATTTCCACAACAAAGTAAATGAaagattaaaaaaagagaagtTTGACACAACGTTCTGGGAGGACAGATGGGCAAATGGTTGGGAATAA
- the SGD1 gene encoding Sgd1p (similar to Saccharomyces cerevisiae SGD1 (YLR336C); ancestral locus Anc_4.165): MSSQNHGINIPGVLLDELKNRDYSNDERFSSTRKRNTKNQLSRKDKRKQKRIDKKQRQRKPSEPNPSPAAASEDKTSGVPKNEINKSKKIHKQAEAKTEEFGLPFSSDDELSSGDFGEFDDDDLDEEEWEQLRELEGDDEPEEMQDVFASDSEEANELAEDVNKRNKKSVPKKKVTFAAEGKEDEEDQEESDGIEMTVEETMAALKAKKMAKITKKSKKRESEDSAIAYPSTPSERASIERDEMDMQYYAKKLNLKGSKKKLRARDEYDAIGGLLEGLDFFENYGASDGEYGEFALDRKKSSTKEDDDELSSDNSDEIDEADSLLESSDGTADSDSDLSDSDQYSVEEEKKIKKKGKSIRCTQYYRRIWLVYSSIAKEKHLETDNGESAIVLEITKKVKSMLNKLSDSNILVIINSISELYDLYPRHYVTESFTRQTLEIVGQNTKLLDGFLMNYAGVAFALYKLKGIQMGASFIQEVVENFLDYFSKEMEDLLNIEEGAVTVISKRCSNIITFLGYTYNFGFISCKLLYDLIREFVASANELTVELLLRIVSVSGQLIRGDDPSALKEILSDLLANVKSIKAPSSRLQFLLNTMTDLKNNRLKPSLLATDYHPLKKVLMGIFKSSALTEPLQVSLDDIRNVDTKGKWWLVGSSWKGNMETAFEENSQTRTKEKRVAESYINIDDDLFDDIPDWTQLATEQRMNTDVRRAIFVSIMSAQDYMDAFTKLEKLNLKNKQLLEIPRILLHCLLADGGENGYNPYYGLVASKASEHHSQLSKSFQFLFWDVVKKFEDNADSDLEEDDDFEANEDKRLRNIANEAKFFGFLVSENILQLNSFKHVPLMAGLSPDGILFIEVLLYQLLITMGKKSEKAGSKSPDGKRVYSYNRDLMQKMITTGIQLENRSILLKGFRWFIKNKLQYKNYLPGKENEKAFKRDSRRIAWAISEFTSLIDDELNDTNY, from the coding sequence ATGTCCTCTCAGAATCATGGAATTAACATTCCTGGTGTTTTGTTAGACGAATTAAAAAACAGAGATTATTCCAATGATGAGAGATTCAGCAGCAccagaaaaagaaacaccAAGAATCAGCTAAGTAGGAAAGACAAGAGAAAACAGAAAAGGATAGATAAAAAACAGAGACAAAGGAAGCCCAGCGAGCCAAATCCATCTCCTGCTGCTGCTTCAGAAGACAAAACTTCGGGCGTTCCAAAGAACGagataaataaatcaaagaagatCCATAAACAAGCTGAAGCAAAAACAGAGGAGTTTGGATTACCTTTCTCATCTGACGACGAGTTATCATCAGGCGACTTTGgtgaatttgatgatgacgatttagatgaagaagaatggGAACAACTAAGAGAGTTGGAAGGAGATGATGAACCTGAAGAGATGCAAGATGTTTTTGCTTCTGATAGTGAGGAAGCGAATGAATTAGCAGAAGACGTGAATaagagaaataaaaaaagtgTTCCCAAGAAGAAGGTAACTTTTGCTGCAGAAGGAAAAGAGGACGAAGAAGATCAAGAGGAGAGTGACGGTATAGAAATGAcagttgaagaaacaatGGCAGCATTAAAAGCAAAAAAGATGGCCAAAATAACTAAAAAAAGTAAGAAGAGAGAGAGTGAGGATAGCGCAATTGCATACCCTTCGACGCCTTCAGAGCGTGCTTCTATCGAGAGAGATGAGATGGATATGCAATACTACGCCAAAAagttaaatttgaaagggagtaagaagaaattgaggGCACGAGATGAATACGATGCAATTGGTGGTTTATTAGAGGGACTAgacttttttgaaaactatGGTGCCAGTGACGGAGAATATGGTGAGTTTGCTTTGGATAGAAAGAAGAGCTctacaaaagaagatgatgatgaactCTCTTCTGATAATTcagatgaaattgatgaagctGACTCTCTGCTTGAAAGTTCGGATGGTACTGCCGATTCAGACAGTGATTTAAGTGACAGTGATCAATACAgtgttgaagaagaaaagaagataaagaaaaaaggaaaatcCATACGTTGCACCCAGTACTACAGAAGAATCTGGCTCGTATATTCCTCCATCGCTAAGGAAAAACATCTTGAGACAGATAACGGGGAATCTGCTATAGTCCTtgaaataacaaaaaaagttaaatcTATGTTAAACAAATTGTCTGATTCCAACATTTTGGTCATTATCAATTCCATCAGTGAATTGTATGATTTATATCCACGTCACTATGTCACGGAGTCATTCACAAGGCAAACTTTAGAGATTGTCGGACAAAATACAAAGCTTTTGGATGGATTTCTCATGAATTATGCCGGTGTTGCCTTTGCattatataaattgaaGGGAATACAAATGGGTGCTTCATTTATTCAGGAAGTggttgaaaattttttggattatttttcaaaagaaatggaagatttattaaatattgaagaaggaGCTGTTACtgtcatttcaaaaagatgCAGTAATATTATAACATTTTTAGGCTACACCTATAATTTCGGTTTTATTTCCTGTAAATTACTATATGATTTGATTCGTGAATTTGTAGCGAGTGCTAACGAGCTAACTGTTGAATTATTGTTGAGAATAGTATCTGTCTCAGGACAACTAATCCGTGGTGACGATCCATCTgcattaaaagaaattttatctgATCTTTTAGCGAACGTTAAGTCTATAAAAGCTCCAAGTTCTAGGCTACAATTCCTGTTAAACACTATGACCGACTTAAAAAATAATAGGTTGAAGCCATCGCTACTGGCGACTGACTACCATCCATTAAAGAAGGTACTAATGggtattttcaaatcaagtGCACTAACAGAACCTTTGCAAGTTTCGCTTGACGATATCAGAAATGTAGATACCAAAGGTAAGTGGTGGTTAGTCGGATCTTCCTGGAAGGGTAATATGGAAACGGCATTTGAAGAGAATTCACAAACAAGAACTAAGGAGAAAAGGGTGGCAGAATCCTATATTAATatagatgatgatttattcGATGATATTCCTGATTGGACACAGCTTGCTACTGAACAACGTATGAATACAGATGTTCGTCGTGCTATTTTTGTTAGCATTATGTCTGCACAAGATTATATGGACGCATTTACAAAGTTGGAAAAACTCAACCTGAAAAATAAGCAGCTATTGGAGATTCCTAGAATTTTACTTCACTGTCTGTTGGCAGATGGTGGTGAGAATGGATACAATCCTTATTATGGTTTAGTAGCAAGTAAAGCATCTGAGCACCATTCTCAATTGTCCAaatcatttcaatttttgttttgggATGTCGTGAAGAAGTTTGAAGACAATGCAGACTCAGATTTagaggaagatgatgattttgaagctAACGAAGACAAGAGGTTACGAAATATTGCAAATGAAGCTAAGTTTTTTGGATTTCTCGTATCAGAGAATATCTTACAGTTGAACAGTTTCAAGCATGTTCCTCTTATGGCAGGCCTTTCGCCCGATGGAATTCTGTTCATTGAAGTGCTTTTATATCAGCTCTTGATCACAATGGGTAAAAAATCAGAAAAAGCAGGTTCCAAGAGCCCTGACGGAAAAAGGGTATACTCCTATAATAGAGACTTAATGCAAAAGATGATAACCACTGGTATTCAATTGGAGAACAGATCTATTTTACTCAAGGGTTTCAGGTGgttcattaaaaataaacttCAATACAAGAATTATCTTCCAGGCAAGGAAAACGAAAAGGCTTTTAAGAGAGACAGTAGACGCATAGCTTGGGCTATTTCAGAATTTACTTCTTTAATAGATGACGAGTTGAACGATACGAATTATTGA
- the NUP2 gene encoding nucleoporin NUP2 (similar to Saccharomyces cerevisiae NUP2 (YLR335W); ancestral locus Anc_4.164) produces the protein MAKRIADSQMTRENRENSEDDEPTVTVASTDIMSKRKIAMPKRKMAFKSINSESVAKSESSFGKAFTFNKKPSPEKDDKGAKLKALNLQFKEKITDFINRDPCVNLSSVFSKYETYLKTINGSDSPAVIAAPVTAPSGAASSPPIEIKKSITPTLAPVNKDAEEESSSSSSEEEEVKVEGPVFTLQAKPTTSDSPFTFDKKKLEQKNADSDSDNEIEIKGPSFTFTGKAKSDVFELNSSGATEANKTFFNFNKAAKENDAEEKKKPSFTFNVPVTTAKDNTNEIKKPSLTFGSQVNTAEKEETNDVAAISSSAVTANDTESSKEESKQPATFSFAKPSNSETQPSTAFTFNVSANTTNEESNPFTVKALGSAESNSTGNPFTNSTSTHPEVKKPSFTFGSMTQANPTESKEKASFTFGKPTTEIAEGEAKNSEPTVETKKVQEKPSFSFSVASKDKNAAEDSKTDGKPQFSFSFKKPNDESNISSSPFGKKPAENTENATITDAPKPSFTFGAPSLSDNEKKEGKPAFSFGNVPAAPSFTFGQASNTSSTSATSEPKSTPTAGFKFSLPFGESTQATGTAQPPTSSTANTEAETAAAEETKEADANDPRGINMQNGEENEIVIFSQRAKLMVFNPESKNYDSRGVGEMKLLQQKDDKSKLRLLCRSDGMGNILMNTSIVKSFNYEPLTADNDNLVRTPTVDTDGKLITFIVKFKQKADGRSFIKSIEDSKKDM, from the coding sequence ATGGCTAAGCGAATTGCCGACTCTCAAATGACTAGAGAGAATAGAGAAAATAGCGAGGATGATGAACCCACAGTTACCGTCGCATCAACTGATATTATGagcaaaagaaagattgCGATGCCAAAACGTAAGATGGCGTTTAAATCCATTAACTCAGAGTCCGTTGCAAAATCTGAGTCCTCTTTTGGTAAGGCATTCACTTTTAATAAGAAGCCTAGCCCAGAAAAAGATGACAAAGGCGCTAAATTAAAGGctttaaatcttcaatttaaagaaaagataacAGATTTTATAAATAGAGACCCTTGCGTCAATCTCTCTTCTGTTTTCTCAAAGTATGAGACCTACCTCAAGACAATCAACGGCTCAGATTCACCAGCTGTTATTGCTGCACCAGTAACAGCTCCATCAGGTGCCGCCTCATCACCGCCAATtgaaataaagaaatctaTAACACCAACTTTAGCTCCTGTAAATAAGGAcgcagaagaagaatcttcatcatcttcttctgaagaggaagaagtcAAGGTTGAAGGTCCAGTTTTTACCTTACAGGCAAAGCCAACTACATCTGATTCTCCCTTCACTTTTGATAAGAAAAAGCTTGAGCAGAAAAATGCTGATAGCGACAGCGATAACGAAATAGAAATTAAAGGTCCAAGCTTTACATTCACAGGAAAAGCCAAGAGTGATGTTTTTGAGTTAAACAGTTCAGGCGCTACCGAAGCAAACAAAaccttcttcaattttaataaagCCGCAAAAGAAAACGAtgcagaagaaaaaaagaagccATCATTTACTTTTAATGTGCCAGTTACAACTGCCAAGGATAATActaatgaaataaaaaagccCTCTCTTACTTTTGGTTCGCAAGTAAACACtgctgaaaaagaagaaacaaacGACGTTGCTgcaatttcatcttcagctGTAACCGCTAATGATACTGAATCCAGTAAAGAGGAATCAAAGCAACCAGCAACTTTCTCTTTTGCTAAGCCATCAAATTCCGAAACGCAACCATCTACTGCCTTTACATTTAATGTATCTGCTAATACTACCAATGAAGAGTCTAACCCATTTACTGTAAAGGCGTTGGGGTCTGCTGAGTCAAATTCCACTGGGAATCCCTTTACAAACAGTACGTCCACTCATCCAGAGGTTAAGAAGCCATCTTTTACATTTGGTTCAATGACACAAGCGAACCCTACtgaatcaaaagaaaaagcatCGTTCACATTTGGAAAGCCAACAACTGAAATAGCTGAGGGAGAAGCAAAGAATTCAGAACCAACTGTCGAAACAAAGAAAGTTCAAGAAAAACCTAGTTTCTCATTCAGTGTAGCTTCAAAAGACAAAAATGCTGCCGAAGATTCTAAAACAGATGGAAAACCTCagttttcattttccttcaaGAAACCAAATGATGAATCTaacatttcttcttcacccTTTGGAAAAAAACCAGCCgaaaatacagaaaatGCCACGATAACTGACGCCCCAAAACCATCATTTACATTTGGAGCACCTTCCCTAAGcgataatgaaaagaaagaaggtAAACCAGCTTTCTCTTTCGGCAATGTCCCTGCCGCTCCTTCTTTTACATTTGGTCAAGCAAGTAACACTTCAAGTACTAGTGCTACTTCCGAACCCAAATCTACTCCTACTGCAGGATTCAAGTTTTCTTTACCCTTTGGAGAAAGCACTCAAGCGACAGGAACCGCTCAACCACCAACTTCAAGTACTGCAAATACAGAGGCTGAAACAGCTGCTGCAGAAGAAACTAAGGAAGCTGATGCTAACGATCCAAGGGGAATAAATATGCAGAATGGTGAAGAAAACGAAATCgttattttttctcaaagaGCTAAACTAATGGTCTTCAATCCTGAAAGTAAAAACTACGATTCTCGCGGTGTTGGTGAAATGAAACTACTGCAAcaaaaagatgataaatCTAAACTCAGGTTACTCTGCAGGTCTGATGGTATGGGTAATATTCTAATGAATACAAGTATAGTAAAGTCATTCAATTATGAACCATTGACTGCGGATAATGATAACTTAGTCAGAACTCCAACTGTTGATACTGATGGGAAGTTGATCACTTTCATTGTAAAGTTTAAGCAAAAAGCTGATGGGCGTTCATTCATAAAATCCATTGAAGATTCCAAAAAAGATATGTAA
- the RPS25B gene encoding 40S ribosomal protein eS25 (similar to Saccharomyces cerevisiae RPS25A (YGR027C) and RPS25B (YLR333C); ancestral locus Anc_4.163) — protein MPPKQQVSKAAKAAAAMAGGKKSKKKWSKKSHKDKAQHAVILDQEKYDRILKEVPTYRYVSVSVLVDRLKIGGSLARVALRDLESKGIIKPVSNHATQAIYTRAAAE, from the coding sequence ATGCCTCCAAAGCAACAAGTATCTAAAGCTGCTAAAGCTGCTGCCGCTATGGCCGGTGGTAAGAAATCCAAGAAGAAGTGGTCCAAGAAGTCCCACAAGGACAAGGCTCAACACGCTGTCATCTTAGACCAAGAAAAATACGACAGAATCTTAAAGGAAGTCCCAACTTACAGATACGTTTCTGTCTCTGTCTTAGTCGATAGATTAAAGATCGGTGGTTCTTTAGCTAGAGTCGCTTTAAGAGACTTAGAAAGCAAGGGTATCATCAAGCCAGTTTCTAACCACGCTACCCAAGCCATCTACACCAGAGCTGCTGCTGAATAA